In one Niallia taxi genomic region, the following are encoded:
- the prpE gene encoding bis(5'-nucleosyl)-tetraphosphatase PrpE — MKLDIIGDIHGCFEELQALTTKLGYSWDSGYPVHPEERKLAFVGDLTDRGPFSLGVVDVVCTLIEKKLGYYVPGNHCNKLYRYFLGRKVQITHGLETTVAELKQLKKKDREIIKNRFMKLYDTSPLYQVLDDGKLIIAHAGIKEEYIGKHSDKVKTFVLYGDITGETHPDGSPVRKDWAKSYSGNAVIVYGHTPVKEVRKVNNTFNIDTGAVFGGQLSALSYPEWTVQSVPTSMPFVAEKFRSFE; from the coding sequence ATGAAGCTGGATATTATCGGAGACATTCATGGTTGCTTTGAAGAACTTCAAGCATTAACAACAAAGCTTGGATATAGCTGGGATTCAGGCTATCCTGTTCATCCAGAGGAAAGGAAGCTTGCTTTTGTCGGTGATTTAACAGACCGCGGCCCGTTTTCCCTTGGTGTAGTGGATGTTGTATGCACACTTATTGAAAAAAAATTAGGTTATTATGTGCCTGGAAATCACTGTAACAAACTCTATCGCTATTTCTTAGGGCGAAAAGTTCAAATTACACATGGACTGGAAACAACGGTAGCAGAACTGAAGCAATTGAAAAAAAAGGATAGGGAGATTATTAAAAACAGATTCATGAAACTATATGATACCTCACCTTTATACCAAGTTCTCGATGACGGAAAGCTTATCATTGCACATGCTGGGATTAAGGAAGAGTATATCGGCAAGCATTCGGACAAGGTGAAAACATTTGTCCTATATGGCGATATTACAGGGGAAACGCATCCTGACGGTTCACCTGTCCGCAAGGATTGGGCAAAGTCCTATTCAGGAAATGCTGTGATTGTGTACGGACATACGCCCGTAAAAGAGGTTCGTAAAGTTAATAATACGTTTAATATTGATACAGGGGCAGTATTCGGGGGACAGCTTTCTGCGTTAAGCTATCCAGAATGGACGGTGCAATCCGTTCCTACTTCCATGCCTTTTGTTGCAGAGAAGTTTCGTTCATTTGAATAG
- the mgtE gene encoding magnesium transporter, with translation MSIYEEKQKVLLHSLQNANLTKFREAFLDLHPYDQASFFKELEKEEQELVFHFLAPEEIAELFEHLEMEDRDYQELFARLLPSYVADIFTHMSADDAADILNALNKEQAISYIALMSVEAASNVKALMDYEEDTAGSIMTLEYVSLYSHMTVSSAMSLLKMEAPNAETIYYIYVVDELKSLVGVVSLRNLIISDDNTLIADIMNDSVYSVSVSQTREDAARKMRDYDFLALPVVDFQERLLGIITIDDIVDVLEEEASDDYSKFAAVSNMDYVDQHPISAAKKRLPWLIILLFLGMFTASLIGRFEETLSKVSILAVFIPLIAGMAGNTGTQALAVAVRGIATGDLEKESKLKLIIREAGTGLITGGVCGILVTFVIYFWKGNIYLGLLVGASILGTLIVATIAGSIIPIVMNKLKIDPAVASGPFITTLNDIISILIYFGMATLFMGF, from the coding sequence ATGAGCATCTATGAAGAAAAACAAAAAGTATTGCTCCATTCTTTACAAAATGCAAACTTAACGAAGTTCAGAGAAGCGTTTTTAGATCTGCATCCGTATGATCAAGCTTCATTTTTTAAGGAATTGGAGAAGGAAGAGCAGGAGCTTGTCTTTCATTTTTTAGCACCGGAAGAAATTGCGGAGCTGTTTGAGCATTTAGAAATGGAGGATCGTGATTATCAGGAGCTGTTTGCCAGACTTTTGCCTTCCTATGTGGCCGACATTTTTACACATATGTCGGCAGATGATGCAGCTGATATCTTAAATGCTCTTAATAAGGAACAGGCAATCAGCTATATTGCACTTATGTCGGTTGAAGCAGCAAGCAATGTGAAGGCATTGATGGATTATGAGGAAGATACTGCCGGGAGTATTATGACATTAGAGTATGTCAGCCTGTATTCCCATATGACGGTATCATCAGCAATGAGTTTGCTGAAGATGGAAGCTCCTAATGCAGAAACGATTTATTATATTTATGTGGTTGATGAGCTGAAATCTCTTGTTGGTGTTGTTTCCTTAAGGAATCTAATAATAAGTGACGATAATACACTTATTGCTGACATCATGAATGACAGTGTTTATTCTGTTTCTGTTAGTCAAACGAGGGAGGATGCTGCAAGGAAAATGCGGGACTACGATTTTCTTGCATTGCCTGTAGTGGACTTTCAAGAGCGGCTGCTCGGTATCATCACAATCGATGATATTGTGGATGTACTAGAGGAAGAGGCTTCAGATGATTATTCTAAGTTTGCAGCAGTTTCAAATATGGACTATGTCGACCAGCATCCTATTTCTGCTGCCAAAAAAAGATTGCCATGGCTGATTATTTTATTATTCTTAGGCATGTTCACAGCAAGCTTGATTGGCAGATTTGAAGAAACATTGAGTAAGGTTTCCATCCTGGCAGTTTTTATTCCCCTTATTGCAGGGATGGCCGGAAACACAGGAACACAGGCATTAGCGGTTGCTGTGCGAGGAATTGCGACAGGTGACTTGGAGAAGGAGAGCAAGCTCAAGCTGATAATCCGTGAAGCAGGCACAGGTTTAATTACAGGCGGAGTCTGTGGAATTCTTGTAACCTTTGTTATTTATTTTTGGAAAGGTAATATTTACTTAGGATTATTGGTAGGAGCATCAATATTAGGGACACTCATTGTCGCGACGATTGCTGGTTCTATAATCCCGATAGTAATGAATAAACTAAAAATTGATCCTGCTGTTGCCTCAGGTCCGTTTATCACTACATTAAATGATATTATTAGCATTTTGATTTATTTTGGAATGGCAACATTGTTTATGGGCTTTTAA
- a CDS encoding RluA family pseudouridine synthase: MEEDREVLLKEFLKEKSISKSALTDIKFKGGKITVNELEQNVRYKVKKGDRISISFPVEKPSAGLVPEEIPLEIIYEDDFLLIVVKPSGMNTIPSREHPAGSLANAIFGYYTKRKIAATTHIVTRLDRDTSGIVLIAKHRHIHHLLSEQQKGGLVKRNYTAFAEGVFTEMQGTIDAPIGRCGDSIITREVREDGQTAITHYHVLSQYKAFAAVRLSLETGRTHQIRVHLSYIGHPLVGDDLYGGARSEMGRQALHCSRLAFIHPISGRDIEFSIDLPEDMKKLIV, encoded by the coding sequence ATGGAAGAAGACAGGGAAGTGCTGCTGAAGGAATTCTTAAAAGAGAAATCAATTTCAAAATCAGCGCTCACAGATATTAAATTCAAAGGTGGTAAGATAACCGTCAATGAGTTAGAGCAGAATGTCCGCTATAAAGTGAAAAAGGGCGATCGAATTTCCATATCTTTCCCTGTCGAAAAGCCAAGTGCCGGCTTAGTTCCAGAAGAAATACCGCTTGAAATTATATATGAGGATGATTTTCTTCTTATTGTGGTTAAGCCGAGCGGCATGAACACAATTCCTTCAAGAGAGCATCCTGCAGGCAGCCTTGCAAATGCAATTTTCGGCTATTATACGAAAAGAAAAATAGCTGCAACGACACATATTGTGACAAGGCTGGACAGGGATACATCAGGCATTGTCCTCATTGCAAAGCATCGCCATATACATCACCTTTTGAGTGAACAGCAAAAGGGCGGTTTAGTGAAACGAAATTATACGGCCTTTGCTGAAGGCGTATTTACCGAAATGCAAGGTACAATCGATGCTCCGATTGGCAGATGTGGAGACAGTATCATTACAAGGGAAGTGAGAGAGGACGGACAGACGGCTATAACTCACTATCATGTCTTAAGTCAATATAAAGCATTTGCCGCAGTCAGGCTCTCCTTGGAAACGGGCAGAACACATCAAATCCGTGTTCATCTTTCTTATATCGGACATCCGCTTGTCGGCGATGATTTATATGGCGGGGCACGAAGCGAAATGGGGAGGCAAGCACTCCACTGTTCGCGATTAGCATTTATCCACCCGATCTCTGGCCGTGATATCGAGTTTTCCATTGACCTTCCTGAAGATATGAAAAAGCTTATTGTGTGA